TAATTTAAACCATCACTAATGTAATAATAGAACGATAATGccgtgcttttttttaattttgctATGTATTTGATCTTAATTGATCTTGAATTTGTTTAAATTGAATACActaaagaggaaataaTGATACTTAGCAAAAGAATAGTTGatttaaatgaaaataacgTATATCTTTAATCTCAAGCATTTCTCAAACTGTGCATTCAAGTAGTACAGCTAGAACCTTTATTCTTTGACTAATTTCTAAATTAGCAGTATTGACTACACTTTTTATGATATTCAAGAGAATAACACCGTATAATGAATATacatctatatatatatatatatatctagGACAAACTTAGGAAAAGGATTACTACTCAATACACTGTCGTTGCTCTATTAGGATAGACTACCTAGCAAAATTTTTTGGGcttcaaaaatttatttcgTTCACGGATGAACGCGTGGCTAAATTTTGAACACGCGTTACGCGTCTCctttcagaaaaaaagaataaatcaAACATAATCAAAATGTTTAGCCTGTTGTTCATTTTCGCCAAATTAGGAAAGAACAGAAATCACAGGGACCACACAATAGCCTTGCATACAGGATAAGTAAACATTCTATTGCCATCGTTATTGAAAAGCTACAGCTTAAAAGATATCGAAACACGCGGTTAAATTTCACGGAAACTTCGATGAATGGATACGCGAACTATACAGACAGGAAAGATCGATGCACTCGTgcataaaatataaagtaaaaagcGATTTGCTCATATAAGAAAGGGGGTAAAAAGAACAGTCGACTCGACGTGTTGGTTTTAAAGAGGAACGTCAAGATAAGATGCCCTTTTAGTAAGTAAGAGAGAAGGATAATTATAGGGCAATAATGTAATAATACGGGTATAACGAGCAACCTAGGTACGATATTGGCGAGAAAATTCtggagagagaaaaaaaaaagtgctaGAAACGAGCATATAAATTTTTCTAATACTCGCGATGGGTGCATGGATGTGCTGGTATGATGGCAAAGCGTGGAATGCACATTACAGGTAATGTAACCGGATGgttaataaataaagaagaaagcgaAGGCCAACGGAAGAGAGCGgagagaatgaaaaaagggaatttgtaattttgaaagaatcATCCATGCACATGGTTGCTATAATCAAAGCATGATATGACATGGGGTACCTGAAGTAATCAATAAGCAATTACAGGACTATTAGAGATGGAATGGTGTGTGGCGGTCAGTTGCAATGTAAAAGGCTGAAGGCTCCATGGAAGAGTATGATAAAGTAAGTATGTCCTGAGCGAAACCACAATATAGGGTATACACGAAATGCACGCAATTAagtttccaaaaaaagaaaacggTGCTAGAGTTAGGACGGTGTGTTGGTAGAGGGGAATGCCTGAGAGGTGGATATTTTGTGAGACAATAGATGGGCGGTTAAATTATTTGATTAAAAATGGAGCAAAATCAGAGAGAACAATCTTCACCGGAATGACTTGACCGGCTGGGAAAGGAGATGAAACAAACTGGGAGACaaatcagaaagagaaaaaaattccaaaaattataataatagcaaaaaaatgttgagGATGGTTggaaaaaaacgaaaaacaaaaatagtAGTTTCCCACTGATGAGCAAAGTGTGCTCGGATTCAGAGCTACCCCTTTAAGTACTAGCTTCTTATTTTAGCACGGTGGCAGAACCGTGATTTGgcattcatttttcatgaTCGATCATATATTTCTGGCAAGCCCCAAATTCATCCATATCGGacttattattataaataTGATGCGTTTTACCTTGAAATTCgcattttgtttttgcCTTACATCGTACACCTCATTTGAATCTAAAATATCccctcttcttcctcttgcATCGATAAATCTTTGTGGCTTTTCGGTTTCTATTGCTCACTGAACAATTTTGTCTGAAGTTAACGATGCAGTTCTTGAAACTTTCTGTCGCCGTTGCTCTTGCCAGCGGTGCACTCGCTGCTTATGTTCCAACTGAGCCATACACTACTCTTACACCATCTGCTACATTGAAGGGAGGTCTCACCGATTACCCTTCTACCTTTGGTATTGTTGTCGATCCAGTTTCcacttcttcatcttctgccAAGAAGGTCCGCAGAGATGTTGCCTCCCAGATTGGTGATGGTCAAATCCAGGCTACTACTGCAACCACCACTTCAGTCAAGGCTACATCTGCCCAGGTTGTCTCTCAGATAACCGATGGTCAGATCCAGGCTACCACTGCTACCAAGGCCAAGACTACTGCTGAGGTTGTTTCGCAAATCAATGACGGACAGATTCAGGCCACCACTGCCACCAAATCTAAGACCACTGCTGCTGTCGTTTCGCAGATTGGTGATGGTCAAATTCAGGCTACCACTTCTACCAAGTCCAAGGCTACTGCTGCTTCTCAAATCAGCGATGGCCAGGTCCAGGCTTCCACTGCCTCAACTGTCAGCGGTGCCTCCCAGGTCAGTGATGGTCAGGTCCAGGCTACAAGCACTACTTCTGCAGAGAGCGGTGTTGATCTTCAATCTTGCAGAACCAGCGACTCTTTGGCCATGACTTTGGAGGATGGTATTTTGAAGGATTCTCATGGAAGAATCGGTTCCATTGTTGCCAACCGCCAGTTCCAATTTGACGGCCCACCACCTCAGGCTGGTGCCATCTACGCTGCCGGATGGTCTGTCTCTCCAGATGGATACTTGGCTCTCGGTAACAGCACTACTTTCTACCAGTGCTTGTCTGGAACCTTCTACAACTTGTACGACGAGTCCATTGGAGCCCAATGCCATGCCGTTAAGTTGGAGGTTGCTAACTTGGTTGAGTGTTAAATAAATGCATTGAGTAGATTCTAAAGATCTATTTTttgataaactttttttttggcattcCAACTTCTTTAAGCATCACGACTTCTCTTCAGGCATCATAGGTTTACCTTTCAAGTTAGTGTGGCCATGGTTCTGTCAAAAATCTTATAACGTTTGGTCCCTTTGAACCCGTGACATATATCTGTGTTTAGGTAATTTctcctatttttttatttttaattaattaattagcATGGGAAAACTTTTTATCATCGACCATTTTACTGGCTAGTTCTAGGACACGTagtgaaaagttttttgaCCGCGTTTCTGGCTCGTAGAGTTCGCAATGTTTCGGATTTTTCCTATTATTATGTCTCACAATTAGTCTATTGTTCGGGCAGGTGCAGGGGCACATTCTTGCCCGATTGGGAAAAATTCTCACATTCCTGTAGTCgtgtttttatttttatttttatttttatttttatttttattttttttttttcatgcgTTTCAAAGAGATATCATTCGAGAGGCTATGCGTCCGGCTGAAGTATTTCGGAAAAATGTCGTAAACCGAATGAATGCAGGTTACCAGTTGCATTTAGATGTATCTTCTGGCTCTCTAACAAAGAGATGTACCATTTAAGTAGAGAAATATACCATCTGGGTAAGGAAATGCACCATGTCAGCAAAGAAATATACCATCTGGGTTTCTAGCATTGTTGAGCTTCACAATTTACGTTCCTATTACCGCAAACTGAACAAGTACATGAGTCTTGTAATCGTGGACTGctctttgaatatttgtGACTATTTTAATGTCCGAAATGCCGTGCAAGACCGTtctgttcttttttgtgtgGCTGAGCCTGGATGTAGTGAATGCCAGAAGAAGGTCAATCGACCAAAGTCTAAGTCGATAAAAGCGAAGCACATCCGCACACtgtaaattatttatttatttaaattttttttattttttttttcttttcttatcctCTTCCAACTTGCCgagaggagaaaaaacCGAGATTTTCAGATTTCCCACCGACAACTGAGAACACACCCGTGGATTCGATTGACTTTTGGTTGCTTAACTCAGAATCCATTTCTTGtgattttttccccctccCCGccctttcattttttatttttatttttctacTTGGCTCAGTTGTATACAAGTGTAAACTTATAGTGTATCTGGGCATATAGTGTTTGCACTTTTGATCCCAATTTTTACACCATCGACTAAATACAAATCTAGATACTTGGCGGACGCTTCGGGTCAAACAACATGTCTGAAAGCCCTCCAATTGATCTTATTGACGTATGCCAATTGCAGTCGCTGGGTGTGAACCCTGCGTCTTTTAACTTTTTGTCAACAACTTTACAGTCAGATCACTATGTCTGCTGCAGGGAGACGGCAAACGGGAAAAATACCGTTGCAATGGTTGATTTaaagaacaacaacagtCTCACGAGGAAGAACATGAGTGCCGACTCGGTTATCATGAACCCATCACAGTTCATTATTGCTTTGCGTGCCAAAGGTACTGCTCTACAGGTGTTCGATCTTTCGACCAAGAAAAGATTAAAATCCAATATCATGCACGAGCCAATCGTATTTTGGCAGTGGCTCAACGACAACGAGATCGGACTGGTGAGTGCCCAGAAAATCTACACTTGGAACGTGATGGATGGTACGAGTAACGGCCCAGTAGAGTTAACATCAC
This sequence is a window from Brettanomyces bruxellensis chromosome 5, complete sequence. Protein-coding genes within it:
- the PIR1 gene encoding protein containing internal repeats (SECRETED:SignalP(1-18)), which produces MQFLKLSVAVALASGALAAYVPTEPYTTLTPSATLKGGLTDYPSTFGIVVDPVSTSSSSAKKVRRDVASQIGDGQIQATTATTTSVKATSAQVVSQITDGQIQATTATKAKTTAEVVSQINDGQIQATTATKSKTTAAVVSQIGDGQIQATTSTKSKATAASQISDGQVQASTASTVSGASQVSDGQVQATSTTSAESGVDLQSCRTSDSLAMTLEDGILKDSHGRIGSIVANRQFQFDGPPPQAGAIYAAGWSVSPDGYLALGNSTTFYQCLSGTFYNLYDESIGAQCHAVKLEVANLVEC